One region of Oryza glaberrima chromosome 7, OglaRS2, whole genome shotgun sequence genomic DNA includes:
- the LOC127780408 gene encoding zinc finger CCCH domain-containing protein 49, with translation MAHRLLRDAQADGWERSDFPIICESCLGDNPYVRMLRAEYDKECKICARPFTVFRWRPGRDARYKKTEICQTCCKLKNVCQVCLLDLEYGLPVQVRDTALSINSNDAIPRSDVNREYFAEEHDRRARAGIDYDSSNGKARANDTILKLQRTAPYYKRNRAHVCSFYVRGECTRGAECPYRHEMPETGELSQQNIKDRYYGVNDPVALKLLSKAGEMPSLTPPDDESIRTLYIGGLDSRVTEQDLRDQFYAHGEIETIRMVLQRACAFVTYTTREGAEKAAEELANKLVIKGVRLKLMWGKPQAPKPEEDEAGRQGHVAHGGMLPRAVISQQQSGDQPQPPGMEGQQQPASASYYFNIPAPPAAERTLYPSMDPQRMGALVESQEGDGKPGPQQAGQGQASSSSGQSYPEPPPPYYHGGQYPPYYPPYGGYMPLPRMPYQQPPQYPAYQPMLAPPAQSQASSSQQPAPATQQLGQGPQQQTTQNGMT, from the exons atggcCCACCGGCTGCTGCGGGACGCGCAGGCGGACGGGTGGGAGCGTTCCGACTTCCCCATCATCTGCGAGTCCTGCCTCGGCGACAACCCCTACGTTCGCATG TTAAGAGCAGAATACGATAAAGAGTGCAAAATATGTGCACGTCCTTTTACTGTCTTCCGTTGGCGACCTGGCCGGGATGCAAGGTACAAGAAGACAGAGATCTGCCAGACTTGTTGCAAACTGAAAAATGTCTGCCAGGTCTGCCTTCTAGATCTTGAATATGGTCTGCCGGTCCAGGTCAGGGATACAGCACTTTCTATTAATTCAAACGATGCAATCCCAAGGAGTGACGTGAACCGCGAGTACTTTGCGGAAGAGCATGATCGCAGG GCCAGAGCTGGAATTGATTATGACTCTTCCAATGGTAAGGCACGTGCCAACGACACCATTCTGAAACTCCAGAGAACAGCGCCATATTACAAGAGGAATCGAGCCCATGTCTGTAGTTTCTATGTGCGTGGTGAATGTACAAGAGGTGCTGAATGCCCTTATCGACATGAGATGCCTGAAACTGGAGAGTTATCTCAGCAGAACATCAAAGATCGTTACTACGG AGTTAACGATCCAGTTGCTTTGAAGCTTTTGAGTAAGGCTGGTGAGATGCCATCCCTGACACCCCCAGATGATGAGAGTATAAGGACACTTTACATTGGTGGCCTTGATAGTCGAGTCACTGAGCAGGATTTGAGGGATCAATTTTACGCCCATGGTGAGATTGAGACCATAAGAATGGTTCTGCAGCGTGCTTGTGCATTTGTGACTTACACTACAAGAGAAGGTGCTGAGAAAGCTGCAGAGGAGCTCGCTAACAAGTTAGTCATCAAGGGTGTGCGTCTGAAGCTCATGTGGGGCAAGCCTCAAGCACCAAAACCGGAGGAAGATGAAGCTGGGAGGCAAGGGCATGTTGCACATGGAGGAATGCTCCCTAGGGCTGTAATATCTCAGCAGCAGAGTGGTGACCAGCCTCAACCTCCTGGGATGGAAGGCCAGCAGCAACCTGCTTCGGCATCATACTACTTCAACATTCCAGCACCGCCAGCGGCAGAGCGGACACTGTACCCTTCGATGGATCCCCAGAGGATGGGTGCCTTGGTCGAGTCACAGGAGGGCGATGGCAAACCAGGTCCACAGCAGGCTGGGCAAGGTCAGGCATCAAGCAGCTCAGGACAGAGTTATCCtgagccgccaccaccatatTACCATGGTGGTCAGTATCCCCCCTACTATCCACCTTATGGCGGTTACATGCCCTTACCTCGCATGCCATACCAGCAGCCACCACAGTACCCAGCTTATCAACCTATGCTGGCACCACCAGCACAGTCGCAAGCTAGCTCATCGCAACAACCAGCACCGGCAACGCAGCAGCTGGGTCAAGGCCCTCAGCAACAGACAACCCAGAACGGAATGACTTAA
- the LOC127778800 gene encoding uncharacterized protein LOC127778800 — protein MARSLLLLVLLLASVLAAAVSASSSEESSSKPSILIPVADTPLGSYEGADGPIADDALEDMEAAPLGSPIGTTMTKPEPELPANAPPSSAGATASSTPTTLLAAAVMAAVAGVFAF, from the coding sequence ATGGCGAGATCACTCctgctcctcgtcctcctcctcgccagcgTGCTCGCGGCCGCCGTGtccgcctcctcgtcggagGAGTCGTCGTCCAAGCCGAGCATCCTGATTCCCGTGGCGGACACCCCGCTCGGCTCGTACGAGGGCGCCGACGGGCCCATCGCCGACGACGCCCTGGAGGACATGGAAGCTGCGCCCTTGGGCTCGCCCATCGGCACCACCATGACCAAACCTGAGCCGGAGCTCCCGGCCAACGCGCCCCCTAGCTCCGCTGGTGCCACCGCTTCTTCTACACCCACGACCCTACTTGCCGCCGCTGTCATGGCCGCTGTCGCCGGCGTCTTTGCATTCTAA